The proteins below come from a single Thermoanaerobaculia bacterium genomic window:
- a CDS encoding DUF1259 domain-containing protein: MKRKIGSVISGALLLSLVLANARSEAAEAGSAVFGQTPRTLPGEIEKYSWPRRDLRVTVAGTPVAPALALGSWAAFKAAGTGTMTMGDLVLLESEVNPVVRELQAGGFEVLAIHNHLLGESPHLLYVHFMGHGERAALGHTLESALSRTKTPKESAASAAPAPEQTKILDAFQEAIGRKGTMAGAVLQIGVPRSDPIIDGGMEIPPAMGMAESINAETVGERIATTGDFVLVADEVNPVIGELQSHGIEVTALHSHMLRETPRLFFMHFWGVGTPERIGAGLKAALAKVAVK, from the coding sequence ATGAAACGGAAAATCGGCTCCGTGATCTCCGGCGCGCTCCTTCTCTCGCTCGTCCTCGCCAACGCGCGATCGGAGGCGGCAGAGGCGGGGAGCGCGGTCTTCGGGCAGACGCCCAGGACGCTCCCGGGAGAGATCGAGAAATATTCGTGGCCGCGGCGCGACCTGCGCGTGACGGTGGCCGGCACGCCCGTCGCGCCGGCGCTGGCCCTGGGCTCGTGGGCGGCGTTCAAGGCCGCCGGAACCGGCACGATGACGATGGGCGATCTCGTCCTCCTCGAATCGGAGGTCAACCCGGTCGTCCGCGAGCTCCAGGCCGGCGGGTTCGAGGTGCTCGCGATCCACAACCACCTCCTCGGAGAGTCGCCGCATCTGCTCTACGTGCATTTCATGGGGCACGGCGAGAGAGCGGCGCTCGGACACACGCTGGAGAGCGCGCTCTCCCGGACGAAGACGCCGAAGGAGTCGGCCGCCTCCGCCGCCCCCGCGCCGGAGCAGACGAAGATCCTCGACGCTTTCCAGGAGGCGATCGGCCGCAAGGGAACGATGGCGGGCGCCGTCCTGCAGATCGGCGTGCCGCGGTCGGATCCGATCATTGACGGCGGGATGGAGATCCCCCCGGCGATGGGAATGGCCGAATCGATCAACGCCGAAACCGTCGGGGAACGGATCGCGACGACCGGGGACTTCGTGCTCGTCGCCGACGAGGTGAATCCGGTGATCGGCGAGCTCCAGTCGCACGGCATCGAAGTCACCGCGCTCCATTCGCACATGCTCCGGGAGACGCCGCGCCTTTTCTTCATGCATTTCTGGGGAGTCGGAACGCCGGAGAGGATCGGAGCGGGACTCAAGGCGGCGCTCGCGAAGGTCGCGGTGAAATGA
- the chrA gene encoding chromate efflux transporter, translating into MAAGAGHRDGPSAAEGPTLRGMVLYFLRLGSLGFGGPVALANAMRRDLVERTRWLSEREYDDGLAIAAACPGPLAYQLAVYCGYVRFGAFGGIAVAVAFALTPFVLVVGVAWAYTRFAANWQLRALFYGIGPVVVALILKACWNLGRRTLRRDRRAWLFFGVACAVTVIVQKELAPLFLVAGILGIFLFPRPAEETRALPAPDSPVRGKKVPLLLGAAATTGGGMTAKLFLFFFKTGLLVFGSGLVIVPFLKTYVVDQYHWLGNREFLDSVAIGMMSPGPVVITATFVGFLLNGLAGAVAATIGMFSPAVLFTVLATPLLLRYRDNRRLRGFIRGVTVAVVGVLVGTTWLVGRSAIGDAPTLAIALAALGVLFRWKKVPEPLVVLAGGLVGLAVFRLIDPSWVLR; encoded by the coding sequence ATGGCGGCCGGAGCCGGGCATCGGGACGGGCCCTCCGCGGCGGAAGGCCCCACCCTCCGGGGGATGGTCCTTTATTTCCTGCGGCTCGGATCCCTCGGCTTCGGCGGCCCGGTCGCCCTCGCGAACGCGATGCGGCGAGATCTCGTCGAGCGAACGCGGTGGCTCTCCGAGCGGGAATACGACGACGGGCTCGCGATCGCCGCGGCATGTCCCGGGCCGCTCGCGTACCAGCTCGCGGTCTACTGCGGCTACGTCCGGTTCGGGGCGTTCGGCGGGATCGCGGTGGCGGTCGCCTTCGCGCTGACGCCCTTCGTTCTCGTCGTCGGAGTCGCCTGGGCGTACACGCGGTTCGCCGCGAACTGGCAGCTTCGCGCGCTCTTCTACGGCATCGGCCCCGTCGTCGTCGCGCTCATCCTGAAAGCGTGCTGGAATCTCGGCCGGAGGACCCTCCGAAGGGATCGCCGCGCGTGGCTCTTCTTCGGAGTCGCCTGCGCCGTCACGGTGATCGTCCAGAAAGAGCTGGCGCCGCTGTTTCTCGTTGCCGGAATTCTGGGCATCTTTCTTTTCCCGCGGCCCGCGGAGGAAACGCGGGCCCTTCCCGCTCCGGATTCGCCCGTCCGCGGAAAGAAGGTCCCGCTGCTGCTGGGGGCGGCGGCGACCACCGGGGGCGGCATGACGGCGAAGCTCTTCCTGTTCTTCTTCAAGACGGGACTCCTCGTGTTCGGGAGCGGGCTGGTGATCGTTCCCTTCCTGAAGACGTACGTGGTCGATCAGTATCACTGGCTCGGCAATCGGGAGTTCCTCGATTCGGTCGCGATCGGCATGATGTCGCCGGGACCGGTCGTCATCACCGCGACGTTCGTCGGATTTCTCCTGAACGGTCTGGCCGGCGCCGTGGCGGCGACGATCGGCATGTTTTCGCCCGCCGTCCTCTTCACGGTTCTCGCGACGCCGCTGCTGCTCCGGTATCGGGACAATCGGCGCCTTCGCGGCTTCATCCGCGGCGTGACGGTCGCCGTCGTGGGGGTTCTGGTCGGCACGACCTGGCTCGTGGGCCGGAGCGCGATCGGCGACGCCCCGACGCTCGCGATCGCCCTCGCCGCGCTGGGCGTGCTCTTCCGCTGGAAGAAGGTCCCCGAGCCGCTGGTCGTTCTCGCCGGCGGGCTCGTCGGTCTCGCGGTGTTTCGCCTGATCGACCCGTCCTGGGTCCTTCGTTAG
- a CDS encoding YXWGXW repeat-containing protein: MTHRILKSILPAAVAAAISIPAAGQIPIPPLPHMEIHIAHSAPPRARVEYRSERPGDGYVWVKGFWNWDGDQWVWIPGRWERPASVDVTWVDPHYYRENDGWRYEPGHWSNERVVEGRDYREWDAKHHHRHDRDRDRDHDRDDDHDRR; encoded by the coding sequence ATGACCCATCGAATCCTGAAATCCATTCTGCCCGCCGCGGTCGCGGCGGCGATCAGCATTCCGGCGGCCGGACAGATTCCCATCCCCCCGCTTCCGCACATGGAAATCCACATCGCGCATTCCGCGCCGCCGCGGGCGCGCGTCGAGTATCGGAGCGAGAGGCCCGGCGACGGCTACGTGTGGGTGAAAGGCTTCTGGAACTGGGACGGCGACCAGTGGGTGTGGATCCCGGGCCGCTGGGAACGGCCGGCGAGCGTCGACGTGACGTGGGTCGACCCCCACTACTACCGGGAGAACGACGGCTGGCGTTACGAGCCGGGCCACTGGTCCAACGAGCGCGTCGTCGAGGGGCGCGATTACCGGGAGTGGGACGCGAAGCATCACCATCGCCATGACCGCGACCGGGATCGCGATCACGACCGCGACGACGACCACGATCGCCGATAG